The stretch of DNA GCGTTGTCGCACTGATTCCGCGGCTGGCGCGGCCCGTCCCGCCCGACGGTGTGGAACTGCTCCCGCTGCGCCAGGCGCCGCGTCGCGAAGTGCACGCGGTGTGGCGACGCAGCGGTGAGGAGGATCCGGCTCTGCGTGCGGTCGTGAGTGCGCTGCGGGAGGCGGAGTAGCCTCCGGGCGCGCTCGTGGCCTGAGACGTTCTGGGCGCGCCGCCGACAGGTCGAGGACCGAGTTCCTGCGCGATGCTCGGGAAGTTGTCCAGGCCAACCCCTTTCATCACGCGCATAACCGACTAAGGTTCTTCTGAAAGCCGTTCACTCCGGGGAGGAGTTCCGATGACCGTTGTCCTGCTTGATCCGTCTCGGCCCGACATGGTGCCCGCGGGGGCGGTGGGACTGCTGGCGTCGACGGTCGCCGTGACCGAAGAGGTTCACCCGAATCTGTTGTGGCAGTTGCCCGATTACGTTCTTGTGGGCGGGGACGAGCAGCACCTGGACGTACTCGTCACGTCCGACACTCGGCATCCCGCGGTGCGTGCGCGCCTCGACGCCGGTGAACGCGTGGTCCAGGGCGACCCGGTCCGCGGCGCTCAGATTCTTCACGCCGTCGATCTGATGGACCGTCTGCGTCGCATGGGGCCGTGGGAGCAGCGGCAGACGCACGATTCGCTGCGCCGCTATCTCCTGGAAGAGGTCTACGAACTGCTCGACGCGATTGACCACGGCACCAAGGACGATCTGAAGTCCGAACTCGGAGACCTGCTGTTGCAGGTCTTGTTCCATTCGCGGATCGCGGCGGATGCGCTCGACGGGTTCGACATCGACGACGTGGCACAGAGTTTCGTCGACAAGGTGTCGTACCGGACGCCCGGCGTCCTCGGTGGCGAGCATGCTGACCTGGAGCGGCAGATCAACGAGTGGGAGGCTGCCAAAGCCGCCGAACGCGAAGCGCAGCGGGGGAGCGTGCTCGACGGCATCGTCACCACGCAGCCCGCACTCGCGCTGACGCAGAAGATCTTCGAGCGACTGGCCGGTGCCGATTTCCCGATCGCCGCGCTCAGTCCGTCGCTGTACTCGGTGTCGGTTCCGTTCCGAAAGCATGCGACGGTCAGCGTCGAGGACGATGTCCGCACTCGCGCGATGGCTTTGATGGATCAGGTCCGCGCCGCGGAATCGGCCGCACGCGCAGACGGTGTCTGGCCGACCGATGAGAACACCTGGCGCAAGTATCTCGGCATGGATTACGACGACGATGCGGTCGACGAAGACGTCGACGCAGGCGAGGACACCGTCGACGACGAGTGGGTGTCGGACGACGTCGACGATTCCGATGACGAGGCCGAGTACGAGGACGTCGCCGTCGACGCCGACCCGATCGCCTCCGGGAAGAAGTCGAAGAAGCGGGTCAAGGGCGTCAAGGTCAGGAAGAGCGTTCCGGGGATGGTCGTGGTGGAGAAGTGGAGTGCGGAGGGGGAGTGAGCGGCAGACAGCCTGATTGGACGTGGCCGGAGATTGTGGTCGCCGGTGCGCTTCAGGACGCGGGAGGCTGGTCAGGGACGATTCGGCAGCAGGATCGTCGTGTGGTTGAACTCTCTGAACTCTTGCGGTCTGTCAACCCCGCTTATGCCGTGAACGAGAGATTCCGGAGTCCGGCGTCGTTGCAGCGCAAATTGGAGGACTTACGAACCGCTCACCCGACCTACGGCGGCGTGAAAACACGAGGCGGACGTGTCACTGTCGCCGTTGTGGAGGCGTACGCGCAGAATCCGACTCTCATGCGGACACTGGCGGAACGGTTTCGAAGTGACCCGTCGATGTTATCGGTCGACGCCGACGTTGGGGAAGACGCTGCCATCGACCTTGACGAGGTTGCCGAACATGGTTCGGCATCCGCCGTTGAAGGAGCTGTTAAGCGTCGAATCGCGACGTTTCGCGAACGCGATCCAAAGCTTCGGCAACGGAAAATTGACGAAGCGATGCGCGAACGCGGCCGCCTCGCCTGCGAAACGTGTGGATTCGACTTTCACGAGAAGTACGGCGGCCTCGGCGCGGGATACGCCCATATCCATCACATAGTGCCGCTGCACGTCACGAACGAGGTTCTTAACACGACCGAAGACCTGATTGTCCTCTGCGCGAACTGCCATGCGATGATCCACCGGCGACGACCGTGGAAGACGCCGAAAGAACTCATGGAAGCGATCGATGCGGCCAGTCAAAGCGGCGCAGTCTTGTCCCGGTCGTAACTGGCACCCGGCTGCGACCGGACCCGGCATCTGCACATTCACTATGTGCGTCTGTGGTCGCAGGGGTGGGACGACGACCGGCACGTCGATCCGTATGCGGTGACGCAGACCAACGGCGATCGGCTCGACCTCGGATACGCGACCGAAGTGTTGTACGCGGCGTGGGAGTGGAAGGCAGCGCTGACCGAGAGCGCGGAGATAGAGGGGACCGCTGCGGCGGCCTAGCGTTCCGCGGAACGCTAGGCGGACCGCGTAGGTTCGGCATTCGTCGATCTGTGCTCCGAGTCGTCGCGACGTGCTGCGGTCTTCTCGCTATTGCGCGACGATGATCAGTGTCGTCCGAACGATTGAAGAGGTGTGCGATGCCGGAATTGACCTCAGCCCAAGCCGACGAGTTCCTCCGAGGACTTCACGTGGGAGTCCTCGCGATCGAAAGGAAGTCGAATCCGCCCCTCGCGGTGCCGATCTGGTACGACGTCGACGATGCAGGCAACGTCGTCATCGGAATGGGCGTCGACTCGCTGAAGGGAAAACTGCTCCGTCGTGCCGGCCGGGCGACGTTCACTGTTCAACGCGAGGAGCCGCCGTACGAATACGTGAGTGTGGAGGGATCGGTGACCTTCGGCGATCCCGACAGGTCGGTGACCGAACGCATGGCGAAGCGCTACCTCGGCGACGAGAGTGGCACCGCGTTCATGGCGGGCTGGTCGGCTGACGGTGCGATGCTGGTGACGCTCGCGACCGAGAAGGTGAGGTCGTTCGTGTTCACCGAGTGAGGTTCGGTGTGGCGTGGTCTCGACCAGCGGAGAGCCGGGTCAGGCGAACAGTCGCTGACCCCACCATTCGCCGTCCTTCACACCCGGGGGGACGGCGAAGATCGCGGAACCGTTGGGGATCAGGTACTCGGTCAGCGCGTCCTTGCGGGAGAGGGTCTGCTGCATCGGGACGAACTGCTTGAAGCTGTCGCGGTTGAACGCGATGAAGAACAGGCCGGCGTCGAGGTGTCCGAAGCCGTCGGAGCCGTCGGTGAAGTTGTAGCCGCGTCGCAGGATCTGGACGCCGTTGTTCTGGTCCGGATGAGCCAGGCGGACATGCGCGGTGCGGGCGATCATCGGGGCGCCGTACGTCGTCATATTGAAATCGGGCTCGTCGAACTCCGACTCCTTGCCGATCGGCGCGCCCTCACCCTTGGTGCGACCGATGACAGTCTCCTGCTCCTTCAAGTTCTGGCGGTCCCACGGCTCGATGTCCATCCGAATACGGCGGGCCACCAGGTACGTGCCGCCGGTCATCCACTGCGCGGCAGGCGGATTGTCGCCCTCGGCGACCCAGACGTGCTCGTCGAGCACACCGGTGTCCTCGGCGCGGATGTTGGCCGTGCCGTCTTTGAATCCGAACATGTTGCGGGGGGTGTCCTGGCCGCGCGTGGTCGACGACGTCCGGCCGAATCCCAGCTGCGACCAGCGGACCGACACGACGCCGACGCCGATACGCGCCAGGTTGCGGATCGCATGCACGGCGACCTGCGGATCGTCCGCGCATGCCTGAATGCAGATGTCCCCGTACGAGCGGCCCGGTTCGATCTTCTCCTGTGCGAACATCGGCAGATCGGCCAGCGCCGCGGGCTTGCGTGCGGCGATGCCGAAACGGTCCTTCCGGTTCGGGTCCGATGCGCTCGGTCCGAACAGGCCCGGACCGAAGCCGATGGTCAGGGTGAGATGAGCGGGGGAGAGTCCCAGTGCTTCACCGGTGTCGGCGGGCGGCGTGTAGTCGCCCAGACCCAGAGCGCCGTCGTCGACGGTCTCGAGACCGCGGGTCATCCGATCCGCGGCATCGGTCCACTTCTTGAGCATGTCGACCAGTTCGTCACGCGAGTCGGTGACGACGTCGAACGCCGCGAAATGCAGCCTGTCCTGCGCTTCGGTGGTGATCCCGGCCTGGTGATCGCCGCGGAACGCGACAGTCTGATCGCCGGAGCCGTCGTCGGACGACGACCCGGCGAAGTAGCCGCCGGTGACACCGGCGGCGCCGCCGACGACGAGTCCCGCACCGGCCGCCCCGAGGACGGCGCGGCGCGAGAACGACGTGGAACTCTCCTCGCTCATGTACCCGCTTACTTGTTCAGAACGATCCCGGGAACCTGCGACAGGCTCGCCGACAGTGCATCGATCTTGTCCGACAGGCTCTTTCGTGTCGCCTCGTCGACCTGGTCGTACGACTTGTAACCGTCGCCCTCACGCAGGGCGTCGATGCCCGTGCGCACGGCCTCGAACTGAGCGGTGATCTTGTCCATCAGTTCCGGGCTGGCCTTGGAGATCATCGGCTGCATCTCGGCGATGAGGGTCTCGGCGCCATCGATGTTGGCGGCGAAATCGAACAGGTCGGTGTGACTGTAGCGATCCTCTTCGCCGCCGACCTTGGTCGCAGCGATCTCGTCGACCAGAGCCTGCGGACCCTGCACGAACGACTGGGTCTCGAACTCGAAGTCGGGCTTGTTGACCTCGGTCTGCAGTGTCTTCGCATCGGTGAGCAGTCCGTCGGCGATCTTCGCGATCGCTTCCTTCGTGTCCGCGGTCTTGGCCTGCGCGGCATCGGCCGGCGAGACCTGTCCGGGAGCATCGCCGATCTCGTCGGCCTTCGGCGGCCACAGGAAGCGTTCGATGCGGTGGAAGCCGGTGAACTCGACCTTGCCGTCCTCGGTGTCGTCCCACCGCATGTCGATCTTCGGATCCAGATCCGGGAAGCTCTCGGCGACCGGCTCGATCCGCTCGTAGAAGGTGCGGACCTGACCGAACTGGCCGCGTGCGGCATCGAGGTCACCCGACTTCACGGCGCCGGTGAACGTCTCCAACTGAGCGACGAGACCGTCCACCTGGCCGCGCACGTAGTCGAGGTAGCGCGCCTTCGCGGCCTCGACGTCGGCCGGAGCCTCGCTCTTCTCCTTCTTCTCGCCGGTCACCTTGACCTCCTTGCGGATGCCCTGGCCGACCATGCCCGGCTTGCAGGCGACGGTGTACGTACCCGGCTCGACGATCTCCACGCCCAGCTTTCCGGTGAGGCCGGGACCGATGTTCTCGACCTCGCCGAGGACTCGATTGTTGTTGCCGTACACGTAGAATTCGGTGACTTTCGACCCCGAGTTGGTGACGGCGAAATCGACCTGCCCGGTCTGCAGATCGGTGGAGTCCAGATCGCAGGCGTCGTTCGACGAGGTCACCTTGATGGCGCCCTCGCCGTCGGACTTCGATTCACACGCGGCGAGCGCGATCGGTGTGGCAGCCGCCAGACCGATGATCGTCGCGGTGCGAAGACCGCGAAGCAGAGACAAGGGGGCCATGAGGGTTCCTTTCGGGGATGAGAACTTCGGAGAGAAGATCACGAAGCGGCGGGCGCAGAGGCCGACGGCGTGGATGCGGCCGATTTGGGCTTGGTCCCGCGTAGAACGAATGCGGTGCCGACGATCACGATGTAGCCGGCCCACACCGACACCTGCAGCACCGTCGGCTCCGGCCGGAAGTTGAAGATTCCCTGCAGCACTTCGCCGTACCAAGCGCTCTGGTCGTACCACGAAGTGATGTCGAAGGCGATGTCGTGCAGACCCGGCAGCCAGCCGTACACCTGCAACGCCCGCACGCCGTACGACGCGATACCGGCGGCTACGACGATCAGGAACAGTCCGGTGTAGAAGAAGAACCGGTTGAAGTTGATCTTGATCGCACCCTTGTACAGCAGGAACGTGAGACCGATGGCGACGACGATGCCTGCGAGCAGTCCGAGCAGAGGCCACGGACCATTGGAACTGCTCTCGGCGTAACCGACCATCAGCAGCGCCGTCTCGAAACCCTCACGTCCGACCGCCAGGAACGCCAACCCGGTGACCGCGGCCCCGCCCGCGCTCATCGCAGTGGTCAGACCCGACTTGAGCTCGCCGGAGATGCTCGCCGAGGCCTTCCGCATCCACAACACCATGAACGTCACGATCACCACGGCGACCAGCGACGCGATACCCGCGATCAACTCGGCCGCCAACGACGACATCGTCGACGTGCCGAACTGGATGATGAGGAACGTGCCCACCATCATCACCACGGCGGCGAGCACGCCCAGCCAGATCCATTTGACGGCGTCGCGACGACCGGACTTGACCGCGAACGCGATCAAGATCATCACGACGATCCCGGTCTCGAGACCCTCGCGCACACCGATGAGCCCGCTCCCGAACATCTGGGTGGCGATGGACGGAGCACCCTCTGCGGTGATGGTCGATATCAAGAGATTGCGGCTTTCGTGAGGCTAAGTTCATGTAGGCAAGGGATGCCTTAACAGGCAACGGCTCACAATAACCGATGCCTGCCTCCGCTGGAAATAGGTCTATCGGCCTACGCGGGGTCTCGGAGGTGGTCAGGCGCGTCTGTCGCTGTACGCGGCGCGGCTGATGATCTCGAGTACGCCGATGAACTGGTCGCTCCGACTGTCGACGATGGACGTGTGCGTTCCGCCGGGGACCATGACGAACGTCGACGGTGCACCGGCCTTCTTCGCCGCGCGCACGTAGTTCTCGCCCAGGACTGCGGGGACGATCCTGTCCTTGTCGCCGTTCATCGCGACAGTCGGGATCTCGGGATCGATGTTCTGGATCGGATCGACCTGCTCGTAGCGTTGCGGATACTTCGTCGGCGTCCCACCCAGCACGCCGACGATGTTGTCGTCGCCGCGCTCGACGGCTTCGCGCATGTCCAACGGCCCGGCCAACGAGATCACATGGTTCGGCCGGATCGCGGGATGCGAGCCGACCTCGTCGTCGTCGAGCTTGTGGCGGGTGCCCACCCACATCGCGAGCTGTCCGCCCGCGGAATGCCCGGCGACGACGACGTTGTCGGTGTCGATCTCGGGATTGGCGGCGTCGACCTTGGGAATGAAGTCGATGGCCGCGGCGACGTCGGCGAACGTCGTCGGCCACCCGCCGCCCGCGCCGACGCGCCGGTACTCGACGTTGTAGACGGCGAGGCCCCGTTCGGCCAGCCGGCGCGCGAACGTCACGAACACGTCCGCTCCGATCTCCGACTTCCACGCGCCGCCGTGGATCAAGATCACCAGCGGAACCGAGTCCTCCTCGTGCTCGCCCGGCGGCAGGAACAGGTCGCCCCAGTTCTGATCGTCGTCGCGGCCGCCGGTGGTGGTCGGGTACAGGTAGCGGGTCGCATCGACGTTCGTCGAGGCCTTGACCTTGTCGAAGTCGGCGGCCGCCTTGCCCGGATCCGCGGCGACCGCGGCGTCGTCGTCCGAACCGGATGAACACGAGGCGGTCAGGAGCAGGGCGGTGGCTGTGACCGCGGCGAGGATCTGGCGCATCGTCGTCCTCACTTGATCGCCGAGTTGACGACGGACTTGTTGATCACACCGCGTTCGAGTCCCCAGCGCCCGGCGATCTCCTTGAGCTCACCGGAGTCGATCAGATGTTGCACCGCCTCCCGCAGGACTGGACCGAGCTCGGACCTCTGCGAGACGGCGAACCCGTACGGGCGGGTGTCGAAGGCTCCGCCGGTGGTCTCCAGCTCGCCGTGCGAGGTCTCGACCGCGTAGGCGCTGACCGGCGAGTCCGCCGACACCGCGTCGACGTCGCCGCGCTTGAGCGCGTCGATCGCCTCGATCTCGGAAGCGAAACCGACGATCTCCAGCGGCTTCTCGCCGGTCGTCTCGCACGCCTGGCTCTTGGCCGGCAGCTCCACCGTCAACTGGACGGTCCCGGTCTGAGCGCCGACGCGGCGCCCGCACGCATCGTGCGGTCCGATGTCGGCACCCGTCTTCCTCGCCCACAGGGTGCCCGCGCGCAGGTAGGTGACCATGTCGACCTGCTCCTCGCGCGCGGCGGTGTCCGACAATCCCGCCACGGCCACATCGGAGGACCCGCCGACGACCGACGGCAGCAGATCCGGGAACGAGACGTCGCGGAGGTCGACTCCCACGCCCAGCAGTTTCGCGACCCGAGTCATCACGTCGACATCGAACCCGACCAGTCGGCCGTCGCGCCAGAACTCCATCGGTGCGAACGGCGTATGAGTCACCACACGCAACGTGTGCGAGTCGCGGATCGTGGACGGCAGATGCGCGTTCAGCTCGTCGACCGGGATGGACGTCGCAGACGACGCCGAGTCGGACTCGTCGTCGGACGAGCAGGCGGCGGTCCCGAGAACGAGCACCGCACACACTGCGATCACCGCCGAGGGCAGTCGGATCCGCATTCACCAGTCCTTCAGGTCGGTTTCGTCTCGTTTCCCACCATAACCGGACCGGGACGGATCACCTCGGTTCGGCAGCGCGTCCGTCACACGAATCGGCGACGGCCGAGGCGAACGCCGCCATCCTGTGCCGTGCGACGTCGTAACCCCTCCGCGCGATCAGGGCATCGCGCACCTGCGGATGCACCCGCGCGGCGACACCGGTCCACCACGGCGTGTGC from Gordonia humi encodes:
- a CDS encoding MazG family protein; its protein translation is MTVVLLDPSRPDMVPAGAVGLLASTVAVTEEVHPNLLWQLPDYVLVGGDEQHLDVLVTSDTRHPAVRARLDAGERVVQGDPVRGAQILHAVDLMDRLRRMGPWEQRQTHDSLRRYLLEEVYELLDAIDHGTKDDLKSELGDLLLQVLFHSRIAADALDGFDIDDVAQSFVDKVSYRTPGVLGGEHADLERQINEWEAAKAAEREAQRGSVLDGIVTTQPALALTQKIFERLAGADFPIAALSPSLYSVSVPFRKHATVSVEDDVRTRAMALMDQVRAAESAARADGVWPTDENTWRKYLGMDYDDDAVDEDVDAGEDTVDDEWVSDDVDDSDDEAEYEDVAVDADPIASGKKSKKRVKGVKVRKSVPGMVVVEKWSAEGE
- a CDS encoding HNH endonuclease is translated as MRERGRLACETCGFDFHEKYGGLGAGYAHIHHIVPLHVTNEVLNTTEDLIVLCANCHAMIHRRRPWKTPKELMEAIDAASQSGAVLSRS
- a CDS encoding pyridoxamine 5'-phosphate oxidase family protein, giving the protein MPELTSAQADEFLRGLHVGVLAIERKSNPPLAVPIWYDVDDAGNVVIGMGVDSLKGKLLRRAGRATFTVQREEPPYEYVSVEGSVTFGDPDRSVTERMAKRYLGDESGTAFMAGWSADGAMLVTLATEKVRSFVFTE
- the efeB gene encoding iron uptake transporter deferrochelatase/peroxidase subunit, whose amino-acid sequence is MSEESSTSFSRRAVLGAAGAGLVVGGAAGVTGGYFAGSSSDDGSGDQTVAFRGDHQAGITTEAQDRLHFAAFDVVTDSRDELVDMLKKWTDAADRMTRGLETVDDGALGLGDYTPPADTGEALGLSPAHLTLTIGFGPGLFGPSASDPNRKDRFGIAARKPAALADLPMFAQEKIEPGRSYGDICIQACADDPQVAVHAIRNLARIGVGVVSVRWSQLGFGRTSSTTRGQDTPRNMFGFKDGTANIRAEDTGVLDEHVWVAEGDNPPAAQWMTGGTYLVARRIRMDIEPWDRQNLKEQETVIGRTKGEGAPIGKESEFDEPDFNMTTYGAPMIARTAHVRLAHPDQNNGVQILRRGYNFTDGSDGFGHLDAGLFFIAFNRDSFKQFVPMQQTLSRKDALTEYLIPNGSAIFAVPPGVKDGEWWGQRLFA
- the efeO gene encoding iron uptake system protein EfeO — its product is MAPLSLLRGLRTATIIGLAAATPIALAACESKSDGEGAIKVTSSNDACDLDSTDLQTGQVDFAVTNSGSKVTEFYVYGNNNRVLGEVENIGPGLTGKLGVEIVEPGTYTVACKPGMVGQGIRKEVKVTGEKKEKSEAPADVEAAKARYLDYVRGQVDGLVAQLETFTGAVKSGDLDAARGQFGQVRTFYERIEPVAESFPDLDPKIDMRWDDTEDGKVEFTGFHRIERFLWPPKADEIGDAPGQVSPADAAQAKTADTKEAIAKIADGLLTDAKTLQTEVNKPDFEFETQSFVQGPQALVDEIAATKVGGEEDRYSHTDLFDFAANIDGAETLIAEMQPMISKASPELMDKITAQFEAVRTGIDALREGDGYKSYDQVDEATRKSLSDKIDALSASLSQVPGIVLNK
- the efeU gene encoding iron uptake transporter permease EfeU, translating into MSTITAEGAPSIATQMFGSGLIGVREGLETGIVVMILIAFAVKSGRRDAVKWIWLGVLAAVVMMVGTFLIIQFGTSTMSSLAAELIAGIASLVAVVIVTFMVLWMRKASASISGELKSGLTTAMSAGGAAVTGLAFLAVGREGFETALLMVGYAESSSNGPWPLLGLLAGIVVAIGLTFLLYKGAIKINFNRFFFYTGLFLIVVAAGIASYGVRALQVYGWLPGLHDIAFDITSWYDQSAWYGEVLQGIFNFRPEPTVLQVSVWAGYIVIVGTAFVLRGTKPKSAASTPSASAPAAS
- a CDS encoding alpha/beta hydrolase family protein; this translates as MRQILAAVTATALLLTASCSSGSDDDAAVAADPGKAAADFDKVKASTNVDATRYLYPTTTGGRDDDQNWGDLFLPPGEHEEDSVPLVILIHGGAWKSEIGADVFVTFARRLAERGLAVYNVEYRRVGAGGGWPTTFADVAAAIDFIPKVDAANPEIDTDNVVVAGHSAGGQLAMWVGTRHKLDDDEVGSHPAIRPNHVISLAGPLDMREAVERGDDNIVGVLGGTPTKYPQRYEQVDPIQNIDPEIPTVAMNGDKDRIVPAVLGENYVRAAKKAGAPSTFVMVPGGTHTSIVDSRSDQFIGVLEIISRAAYSDRRA
- a CDS encoding ABC transporter substrate-binding protein, whose amino-acid sequence is MRIRLPSAVIAVCAVLVLGTAACSSDDESDSASSATSIPVDELNAHLPSTIRDSHTLRVVTHTPFAPMEFWRDGRLVGFDVDVMTRVAKLLGVGVDLRDVSFPDLLPSVVGGSSDVAVAGLSDTAAREEQVDMVTYLRAGTLWARKTGADIGPHDACGRRVGAQTGTVQLTVELPAKSQACETTGEKPLEIVGFASEIEAIDALKRGDVDAVSADSPVSAYAVETSHGELETTGGAFDTRPYGFAVSQRSELGPVLREAVQHLIDSGELKEIAGRWGLERGVINKSVVNSAIK